The DNA segment TGCCCGGGTCTTCTCCGAGATCTTCGGGATCGAGGGAGGGGATGAGATCCTGACCCGGGTGATGTTCAACCCCGGACGCATCGAGGGCGGCGAGAAGGCGAACATCGTGGCGGAGCAGTGCCGGATGGAACTCGACATCCGGGTGCCGTGGGGCTGCTCCCTCGAGAGCCTGCGGAGTGGGATCGCCGAACACGCCCCGGACGCCGTGATACGCGAGACGGACGTGGCCGAACCGACCCTGACGCCCCCGGACGCCCGGATTGTCCGGACGGTCTGTCGCGAGGTGGAGCGGGTCTACGGGACGGCAGCCCCCTTCCTCCAGTGGGCGGCAAGCGACGCGAAGTACCTCCGCGACAGGGGGTTCGATGTTCTGGAGTACGGGCCGGGGGAGATCCCGACGCTGCACGCGGTGGACGAGCGGGTCGGCGTTGAGCAGCTCGAGAAGGCAGTGGATGTCTACCGGGGCGTCATCCGGGCGTACTCTTCATGAGTGGATACCCGGACGGCCGTCGACTGCAAACCACGTTTTTTGTTCCAAAGGGAGGATGCCCCTTTTTCCGGGAAGACCGTCATCAGCCCCTTACCCACGTGTAATGCCTGTTTATCGCATAGTTCCAGGCAAACGCGATGAGTATTCCTGCAAGGTTTGCGACGAGGTAGTAGGCCCCGGCAATATCCACGAGGAGGTAGAGGACGGCCATGTTGATGGCGAGCCCGCCCATCGAGACCGCCTGGAACGATCCGAACCGCGAAAACTTCCGCTCGAACTTCAGGTTTTCTATCGACCGAAACGTCCAGACGTCGTTTAAGACGAAGTTGTTCACGATGGAGAGTTCAATCGCGATTGCCGCCGAGACGAGGTAGTAGAGGCCGGCAATCTCGGTCAGGGCATAGAGGAGGCCCATGTTGACGAAGATGCCGGAGAGCCCGACAAGCCCGAACCGGACGACCTTGTTCCACTCGGTCCAGACCGATCCTGTCCGGCGCGTGACGGAGAACCGGACGATCCCGCCGCACTGCCGGAGGTAGTCGATCACGGTGCCGGCCCGGAGTTTGCTCGCCCCCTCCTCGCGGTCTTTGAAGACGAACGGTATCTCGACAAACGTTCGCCACCGGCCTTTGCCGAGAACCTCCATCA comes from the Methanoculleus marisnigri JR1 genome and includes:
- a CDS encoding glycosyltransferase — protein: MAEPCDLSVIIPTFNEEENIAAIIDAVDGVLSQNGIHDEILVVDDDSKDRTIPIVREIAGRQENVRLIVRREDHGLSQSVVEGFRSARSDILQVIDADFSHPPDLIPLFYEAIRGGADIAVGSRYTKGGDIEAWPLKRRIISLGATAFGRILFPEITDPVSGFFAVRRQVVDGAPLAPRGYKILMEVLGKGRWRTFVEIPFVFKDREEGASKLRAGTVIDYLRQCGGIVRFSVTRRTGSVWTEWNKVVRFGLVGLSGIFVNMGLLYALTEIAGLYYLVSAAIAIELSIVNNFVLNDVWTFRSIENLKFERKFSRFGSFQAVSMGGLAINMAVLYLLVDIAGAYYLVANLAGILIAFAWNYAINRHYTWVRG